Proteins encoded by one window of Paroedura picta isolate Pp20150507F chromosome 11, Ppicta_v3.0, whole genome shotgun sequence:
- the LOC143821140 gene encoding albumin-like: MQWLVLLALALLAGPADAKHLPRRARDAGHRDSIGHCFAEIPEEDFKGIALVSFVHYVPNITYEAMEKMVHDLTELGKKCAADEHAIPECAKSVDVLIREELCHEPSVAEHYGFSECCGKTDHDRNECLLSHRNETPDSSPPYKRPEPEEACKAFQDDRLQVLGHFLFGIARRHSGASILALFHTAAQFEEGVIACCQAEDKAACFNEKITATQKRMKEFILVEKQNCFLLKKFGPKQLQTLKFVQVVQRLPKEERSILHNISAEIVHIHEERCKGDTLESFFDQLALTKYVCGHQEITSPNLKRCCQQPLLHRPFCFLAMDNDEPPADLSPTVREFVDNKEVCQHYAENHDAHEERFSYEYARRHQELSPQALLRIKKGYHDLLEKCCQLESPEECLSGGEAMLRKHVADTLEVIRTNCELYANLGDYKFKNVLLSRYAKKAPQMSFEELDKYTEQLLGVARKCCAMEDKKKMTCSEGYTDLVLGSICLRHQEHAINHKICQCCSGDYAFRRECFTAIEVDDGYTPGPCAPELFALHEDLCTANAEAENRKPKLLVNLVKCKPAITVEQLKAVTADFYGVVAKCCHAESHEQCFHEEGPKLVERTQAALN, encoded by the exons ATGCAGTGGCTCGTCCTCCTCGCTCTGGCGCTCTTGGCCGGCCCCGCCGACGCCAAGCACCTGCCCAGGCGAGCCCGCGATGCAG GGCACCGGGACTCCATCGGCCACTGCTTCGCCGAGATCCCCGAGGAGGACTTCAAAGGCAT AGCCCTTGTCTCATTCGTTCACTACGTGCCAAATATCACCTATGAAGCTATGGAGAAAATGGTCCACGACCTCACAGAGCTTGGGAAGAAATGTGCAGCTGATGAACATGCCATCCCAGAATGCGCCAAGTCTGTT GATGTTCTTATCCGGGAAGAACTTTGTCATGAACCAAGTGTTGCTGAACATTATGGCTTTTCTGAATGTTGTGGTAAAACTGATCATGACAGAAATGAATGTTTGCTGTCCCACCGAAATGAGACTCCAGACTCCTCGCCCCCTTACAAAAGGCCAGAGCCTGAAGAGGCCTGCAAAGCATTCCAAGACGACAGGCTTCAAGTTTTGGGCCA CTTCCTCTTTGGGATTGCCAGGAGGCACAGCGGGGCAAGCATCCTTGCTCTTTTCCACACCGCGGCCCAGTTTGAGGAGGGGGTGATCGCCTGCTGCCAGGCAGAGGACAAGGCTGCCTGTTTCAATGAAAAG ATAACAGCTACTCAAAAACGAATGAAGGAATTCATTCTGGTGGAGAAGCAGAACTGTTTCCTTCTGAAGAAGTTTGGGCCAAAACAACTGCAAACTTT AAAATTTGTTCAGGTAGTCCAGAGATTACCCAAAGAGGAGCGTTCCATCCTGCACAATATTTCTGCAGAGATTGTTCACATACATGAGGAACGGTGCAAAGGAGACACACTGGAGAGTTTCTTTGATCAG CTCGCCCTGACCAAGTATGTCTGTGGACACCAAGAGATCACCTCTCCTAACCTGAAACGCTGCTGCCAGCAGCCCCTGCTGCATCGGCCGTTCTGCTTCTTGGCCATGGACAACGATGAGCCCCCTGCAGATCTGTCTCCAACGGTCCGGGAGTTCGTGGATAACAAGGAAGTGTGCCAGCACTACGCGGAGAACCACGACGCTCACGAAGAACG GTTTTCGTATGAGTATGCACGGAGGCACCAAGAATTGTCACCTCAGGCACTCCTAAGAATTAAGAAAGGATATCACGATTTGCTGGAGAAGTGCTGCCAACTTGAGAGTCCCGAAGAGTGTCTCTCTGGAGGG GAAGCCATGCTTAGGAAACACGTCGCCGACACCCTGGAAGTGATACGGACCAACTGTGAACTTTATGCAAACCTGGGAGACTACAAGTTCAAAAATGT TCTTCTTTCCCGCTACGCCAAGAAAGCCCCGCAGATGTCCTTTGAAGAGCTGGACAAGTACACAGAGCAACTGCTGGGCGTGGCGAGAAAGTGTTGCGCGATGGAGGACAAGAAAAAGATGACCTGTTCGGAAGGCTAT ACGGACCTCGTGTTGGGAAGTATATGCCTGCGGCACCAAGAGCATGCCATAAATCACAAGATCTGCCAGTGCTGCAGTGGTGACTACGCTTTCCGGCGGGAGTGCTTCACTGCCATAGAAGTGGATGATGGATACACGCCTGGCCCCTGCGCTCCAGAATTATTCGCCCTTCATGAAGATTTGTGCACAGCTAATGCTGAGGCGGAAAACAGGAAGCCCAA GTTGCTTGTCAACTTGGTCAAATGCAAGCCAGCCATTACAGTGGAGCAACTGAAGGCAGTCACCGCTGATTTCTATGGAGTAGTGGCCAAATGTTGCCATGCTGAAAGCCACGAGCAATGCTTCCACGAAGAG GGTCCAAAGCTAGTTGAAAGGACTCAGGCTGCTTTGAACTGA